The proteins below are encoded in one region of Enhydrobacter sp.:
- a CDS encoding class I SAM-dependent methyltransferase — translation MSQPTSLRGRWRRLALGLPTVLGFPARGWFIPHRYAGLLPPPGSQPPYPEIEALFERATPAFLATLDLMDAHAGELASLGHLLDQAWFPPLDGVAAYSLVRARRPRRLVEVGSGHSTRLLASALAGHGEIVAVDPAPRADIAGLPGVCVVPKTLQAAPAALFDGLAAGDFLFIDSSHVLMPGSDVDLLLNRVLPRLPSGVLVHIHDIFLPFDYPAVWGWRNYNEQQGVAPLIIGRGYRPIFSSIWAERRLADRLARSVVPRLPRRTDAMAASLWLEKA, via the coding sequence GTGAGCCAGCCCACCAGCCTGCGCGGCCGCTGGCGCCGGCTGGCGCTCGGTCTGCCGACCGTGCTGGGCTTTCCGGCCCGGGGATGGTTCATCCCTCACCGGTATGCCGGCCTGCTGCCGCCCCCCGGCAGCCAGCCTCCCTATCCCGAGATCGAGGCACTGTTCGAGCGTGCGACGCCTGCCTTTTTGGCGACCCTCGATCTGATGGATGCGCATGCCGGCGAACTGGCGAGCCTCGGGCATCTGCTCGACCAGGCATGGTTCCCGCCGCTCGACGGCGTCGCCGCCTACAGCCTCGTCCGCGCGCGCCGGCCCCGACGTCTGGTGGAGGTGGGCTCCGGCCATTCGACGCGCCTCCTTGCCAGCGCCCTGGCCGGACACGGCGAGATCGTGGCGGTCGACCCGGCGCCGCGTGCCGATATCGCCGGTCTGCCGGGCGTGTGCGTGGTGCCGAAGACCCTGCAGGCCGCTCCGGCCGCCCTTTTCGATGGCCTTGCAGCCGGCGATTTCCTGTTCATCGACTCGAGCCACGTCCTGATGCCGGGCAGCGATGTCGACCTCCTGCTCAATCGCGTCCTGCCGCGGCTGCCGTCGGGCGTACTGGTGCATATCCACGACATCTTCCTGCCGTTCGACTATCCCGCCGTCTGGGGCTGGCGGAACTACAACGAGCAGCAGGGGGTGGCGCCGCTGATCATCGGCCGCGGCTACCGACCGATCTTCTCCAGCATCTGGGCCGAGCGGCGGCTGGCCGACCGGTTGGCGCGATCAGTCGTGCCACGCCTGCCGCGCCGGACCGATGCCATGGCGGCGAGCCTGTGGCTGGAAAAGGCCTGA
- a CDS encoding Tim44/TimA family putative adaptor protein produces the protein MGNNYDIILIGLVAIFLILRLRAVLGKRTGNERPPARDPFSPPAPPPAPPAPPRLGDASPGNDNVVSLPGLARPSDATTRPGGIRAAVLSAASAGVNAIRAADPHFDPLAFADGARAAFTAIVEAFAKGDVQSLRPLLDDPTFASFDGAIRARTDRGEKAETTLIGFEASDIAAAELQANTAQVTVRFITEQVNVVRNAEGQIADGNPNEVQKVVDLWTFRRDIKSKDPNWILVKTESEG, from the coding sequence GTGGGCAACAACTACGACATCATTCTGATCGGACTGGTCGCGATTTTCCTGATCCTGCGCCTGCGCGCGGTGCTGGGCAAGCGCACCGGCAACGAGCGTCCGCCGGCGCGCGATCCGTTCAGCCCGCCGGCACCGCCACCCGCTCCTCCCGCCCCGCCGCGGCTTGGCGATGCATCGCCCGGCAACGACAATGTCGTGTCCCTGCCCGGCCTGGCGCGTCCGTCCGACGCGACCACGAGACCCGGCGGGATTCGGGCGGCCGTCCTGTCTGCGGCGTCCGCCGGTGTGAATGCCATTCGGGCCGCCGATCCGCATTTCGATCCCCTGGCCTTCGCCGACGGCGCGCGCGCCGCCTTCACGGCGATCGTGGAGGCTTTTGCCAAGGGTGACGTCCAATCCTTGCGACCGTTGCTCGATGACCCGACCTTCGCAAGCTTCGACGGCGCCATCCGTGCCCGCACGGACCGCGGTGAGAAGGCCGAGACAACATTGATCGGCTTCGAAGCTTCCGACATCGCGGCGGCCGAGCTGCAGGCGAATACCGCGCAGGTCACCGTCCGTTTCATCACCGAGCAGGTCAATGTGGTGCGCAACGCCGAAGGCCAGATCGCCGATGGCAATCCCAACGAGGTGCAGAAGGTGGTCGACCTCTGGACGTTCCGCCGCGACATCAAGTCGAAAGATCCAAACTGGATTCTGGTCAAGACCGAGAGCGAAGGCTGA